A stretch of Castanea sativa cultivar Marrone di Chiusa Pesio chromosome 2, ASM4071231v1 DNA encodes these proteins:
- the LOC142625056 gene encoding uncharacterized protein LOC142625056 — protein sequence MSSFKLPKSICSKIDARLRDFFWGFLDSGHHIYPKAWDSLCKPKSAGGLGFRLAHDINNAPISKLGWIIASSADKPWANLLQSKYLRGRSFLTSTLQQNSSYIRKGIHKSIPLIKKGYCYLIGSSSSVNIWHDPWIPSIPSFTPTPITLLPDQQLVSKLIFPETRQWNRALLHNLFDHDIASSIQQIYIPFTLATDSIIWAKSPNGKFSVKSAYLANQNAIHNFCLYPSVGLSFSLLAAITCDRIWWSRNKLIFEDLSNPPNRLAADINKFFNSHSEARLSISPTASQWCPPPTGWIKFNFDAAIRPNATFIYVVGSDPNGMIISVCIAKEPPQSPVWGEAKAALLAMSTAVNLGYKFVIFEGNAKVVIESIVCSCSDPPWEISSIISDIRNLFPYFSVSKFSFCYRSCNEPAHHLARWACISPNWGPRSISSIPPWVFCKKIDGSVAPFLSLPF from the exons ATGTCATCTTTTAAGCTACCAAAGTCCATTTGCAGCAAAATTGATGCTAGACTTCGAGATTTCTTCTGGGGATTTCTTGATTCAGGTCACCATATCTATCCAAAAGCTTGGGATTCTCTATGCAAACCAAAATCTGCTGGGGGTTTGGGCTTCCGTCTTGCTCATGACATCAACAATGCTCCAATATCCAAACTTGGGTGGATTATTGCATCCAGTGCAGATAAACCTTGGGCCAACCTCCTCCAATCCAAATACCTTCGTGGTCGTTCCTTCCTAACCTCTACCCTCCAACAAAACTCATCCTACATTAGGAAAGGCATTCACAAAAGCATCCCTTTGATAAAAAAAGGCTATTGCTACCTCATTGGATCAAGTTCTTCAGTGAACATTTGGCATGACCCATGGATTCCTTCAATTCCATCCTTCACCCCAACCCCCATAACCTTGCTGCCAGACCAACAATTGGTttctaaactaatttttccTGAAACTAGACAATGGAACCGTGCTCTTCTCCACAACCTCTTTGACCATGATATAGCCTCTTCTATTCAACAAATCTACATTCCCTTCACTCTAGCTACAGATTCCATTATTTGGGCAAAATCCCCAAATGGGAAATTTTCTGTCAAGTCGGCTTACCTTGCTAACCAAAATGCCATTCACAATTTCTG TCTCTACCCATCAGTTGGCCTATCCTTCTCCCTATTAGCTGCAATAACGTGTGACCGCATCTGGTGGAGcagaaataaactaatttttgaaGACCTGTCCAACCCCCCTAATCGGCTTGCTGCTGACATCAACAAATTCTTCAATTCCCATTCTGAAGCACGGTTGTCCATATCCCCCACTGCCTCTCAATGGTGCCCCCCACCAACAGGTTGgatcaaattcaattttgacGCTGCAATTAGACCAAATGCGACTTTCATCTATGTTGTTGGCAGTGATCCTAATGGTATGATTATCTCAGTTTGTATAGCCAAGGAACCTCCTCAATCCCCGGTTTGGGGTGAAGCCAAAGCTGCCCTCCTTGCCATGTCTACTGCAGTAAATCTTGGTTACAAGTTTGTGATTTTTGAAGGCAATGCCAAGGTTGTCATTGAGTCTATAGTTTGCTCATGTTCCGATCCTCCATGGGAAATCTCTTCCATTATCTCAGACATCCGCAacctttttccttatttttctgtttcaaaattctctttttGTTATCGTTCATGTAATGAGCCTGCTCATCATTTAGCCCGTTGGGCGTGTATCTCTCCAAATTGGGGACCCCGATCGATCTCTTCCATCCCTCCATGGGTCTTTTGTAAGAAAATTGATGGATCGGTTGCCCCATTTTTGTCTTTGCCTTTTTAG